In Tenrec ecaudatus isolate mTenEca1 chromosome 4, mTenEca1.hap1, whole genome shotgun sequence, a single window of DNA contains:
- the LOC142446031 gene encoding olfactory receptor 10D3-like, with protein MRNYTFVAEFVLLRIPHTESLKHLLLALFLVFYIFTLLGNLLIFLTVLTSSTLHTPMYLFLGNLSVFDIFFPSVNSPKMMLCLIGQSCIISYEACASQVFFYHTLGGTECLLYTVMAYDRFVAICHPLRYMVIMNHRVCTGLTLGTWLGGCLHGSILVFLVFKLPYCGPNEVDNFFCDIPVILPLACADTSLAQTVSFTNVDVVTLTCFFLIITSYSRIVLSILKISSSAGRRRAFSTCSAHLISILLFYGPVMLIYLWPVSSPWLDSVIRVLNNIVTPSLNPLIYTLRNKDVKLALKKMLTQMVYTSGT; from the coding sequence ATGAGAAATTACACTTTTGTAGCAGAATTCGTCTTGTTGAGAATTCCTCATACAGAAAGCCTGAAGCACTTACTCTTGGCTCTGTTTCTGGTCTTCTACATCTTCACCTTACTGGGGAACTTGCTCATCTTCCTCACTGTTTTGACTTCCTCTACCCTCCACACACCTATGTACTTATTCCTGGGAAACCTCTCAGTGTTTGACATCTTTTTCCCTTCAGTCAACTCACCAAAAATGATGCTTTGCCTAATAGGGCAGAGTTGCATCATCTCCTATGAAGCCTGTGCATCCCAAGTCTTTTTCTACCACACTCTGGGTGGTACAGAGTGTCTTCTGTACACcgtgatggcctatgaccgctttGTGGCCATTTGTCACCCTTTGCGCTACATGGTCATCATGAACCACAGGGTGTGCACTGGCCTGACACTGGGAACCTGGTTAGGGGGCTGTCTGCATGGCAGTATACTCGTCTTCCTCGTTTTCAAGTTGCCCTATTGTGGGCCCAATGAGGTAGACAATTTCTTCTGTGACATCCCAGTGATTCTCCCCCTGGCCTGTGCTGACACTTCTCTGGCACAGACAGTAAGTTTTACCAATGTGGATGTTGTGACTCTGACATGCTTTTTCCTTATCATCACTTCCTATAGTCGCATTGTCCTTTCCATATTGAAAATCAGCTCATCAGCAGGTCGGCGTCGGGCCTTCTCCACTTGCAGTGCACACCTGATTTCAATCCTTCTGTTCTATGGTCCAGTGATGCTCATCTATCTCTGGCCAGTGTCCAGTCCCTGGCTGGATTCTGTCATTCGGGTATTAAATAATATTGTCACTCCTTCACTTAACCCTCTGATTTATACTTTGAGAAACAAAGATGTGAAGCTGGCTTTGAAGAAAATGTTAACTCAAATGGTCTACACTTCTGGTACATAA